TCTCAACATCAATGTTCCTTTTGGAACAACCGGATATACTACGATTGAACAGAAGATACCGTAGTTTTCTCTTAAGTCTACAACTAATTTAGTTGCCATTGGTACTCCACCATCCATAAATACTGGAGTTACCGGAGAGTTCGTTACCCCTAAGTCAAATCCTTCAGCACGTAGTCCTTCTTGAAGTGCCGTTGCAATTTCCCAAAGTTTTGCTTTGTGCTCAGGTTGCGTTTTCATCATTTCCAATCTCTTCATCGCACCAGCAACGATTGGGTAAGGCAATGATTTTGCATAAATCTGAGAACGCATAGTGTAGTTTAAGTATCTGATTACATCTTCATCAGCACCAATAAATCCACCAATCAAAGCGAAAGATTTTGCGAAGGTTCCGAAATACACATCGATTCCATCCTGGACACCTTGCTCATATCCGGTACCACGTCCTTCAGGACCCATTGTACCGATACCATGTGCGTCATCCACAAATAAACGGAAGCTATGTTTTTCTTTAAGCGCAACGATTTCTTTTAATTTACCTTGATCACCTGCCATACCGAAAACACCTTCAGTAAGTACAAGAATACCACCACCAGTTTTTGCAGTAATTTTAGAAGCACGAGCCAACATAGTGTCTAATTGCTCAATGTTGTTGTGTGCGAAAACAAAACGTTTTCCCATATGCATACGCATACCGTCCATAATACAAGCGTGAGACTCAGAGTCATAAACGATAACATCGTTACGATCTACTAAAGCATCAATAGCGGAAGCCATTCCCTGGTATCCATAGTTCAATAGAATCGCAGATTCTTTTCCTACATAATCCGCAAGTTGCTCTTCTAATTCTTCGTGCATTGCAGTGTTACCAGACATCATTCTTGAACCCATTGGGTTTCCTAGTCCATATTGTACACCCGCTTCAGCATCTACTTTTCTAATCTCAGGATGATTCGCCAAGCCTAAATAGTTATTTAAACTCCAAACCAACACCTCTTTTCCCCTAAAGGTCATTTTGTTTGAAATCTCACCTTCTAACTTTGGGAAGAAGAAATATCCATGACCAAATTTCGAGTATTGACCTAACGGTCCATTATTACCCCTTACTTTATCAAATATATCGACCATATCGAAAATTAATTTTCTTTTATAGATGGTTATTATAATAACCGCGGCAAAACTATAATATATTGAAGAACTAGCAACTTCACATATAGATGATATATATTAGTTTATTAGGCATTGACTGTTAATTTATTATGATTAAACCTCCGAATTAAGTTAAATTACCTTAAAAGCAAATCGTTTAATAAAATGGAATTGCTATTTAATTGTTTGATTTGTATGTGCTTATAGTAGCTGTTTGTGATGTGTGAAGGTACTACTATAAATAGAAATCCACATTGTGAAGAATTAAGTAGGAATGGTTAAAAAAATTACTTTTGCACGCATGATTAAAAAAGGGATAAGCTTTTGGGTGGTATTAGTTGTGGCCATTATTGTGAGTTCGTGTTCTGAATACAATAAGGTTTTAAAATCTACCGATTTGGAATACAAATATTCTAAAGCCAACGAGTACTATGAAAAAGGTGACTATTACAAGGCTTACCCTTTAATTGAAGAATTAACTGCGATATACAGGGGGCAGAAAAGATCAGAGAAACTGTATTATATGTTTGCTTACAGTGATTTTTATTTAGAGGATTATCTGTTGGCTTCACATCGTTTTTCTGAATTCACGAAAACCTTTCCTACGAGTCAGTATGCTGAGGAATGTGCTTTTATGAGTGCTTTTTCATTGTACAAATTATCTCCTCCACCGAAATTAGATCAATCGAATACCTATTCAGCGATATCAAATTTGCAACTTTTTGTGGATCGCTATCCAAGAAGTACAAGAGTGGATAGTTGTAATGTCTTGATTGTTGAACTAGAAAGAAAGATTGAGCAGAAGGCATTTGATGGTGCAAATCAGTATAAGAAGATGGAAAATTATACTTCTGCTGTATTGACGTATGAGAATATTTTGAAGGATTTTCCGGATACGAAATACAGAGAAGACATCTATTTTAACATATTTGAATCCTATTATTTGCTTGCAATTAAGAGTGTTCAAGAAAAAAAGAGCGAAAGAATTGCCAAAGCTTTCAAAGCTTATGTTAATTTTGCAGACCGTTTTCCCAGTAGCGAACGTATGAGCATGGCTCAGGAAATGTATGCGCGATTGGAAAAAATGAATGAAAAATTGAAAAAAGATAACGATGACGTATAAAAGATCTGATGCACCATTGACTACAATCACTCGTGATTCTAGTGACTTAGGAGATAAAGTAGGTAACTTGTATGAGAGTTTAGCAATTATTTCTAAACGTGCTGACCAAATTGGTAGAGATATCAAAGAAGAATTGAATGCAAAATTGAGCGAGTTTGCGTCTTCATCTGATAATTTGGAAGAGATTTTTGAGAATAGAGAGCAAATTGAAATCTCAAAATACTACGAAAAATTGCCAAAGCCTTTAGCTTTAGCAATGGTTGAATTTGAAAATGATCAAATTTATTACCGTAATCCTGCAAAGGAAGAAGGTAAGACTGAATAATTAATTAAATTTACGCCTTTATGGATTTAAAAGGCAAAAAGATTTTACTCGGTGTAACCGGGAGCATAGCGGCCTACAAGGCCGCTTTTGTTATACGCAATTTTGTAAAATCCGGAGCGGAAGTCAGAGTAATCATGACTCCTTCAGCCAAAGAGTTTATTAGCCCGATTACGTTAGCCACGTTATCAAAGAACGAAGTTTATAGCACATATATCGGAAACCCGGAGCAGGGAACATGGAATAATCATGTAGCGCTTGGGCTATGGGCAGATGTGTTTTTAATAGCACCAGCTACGGCCAATACCCTTGCTAAAATGAATCATGGGATTGCGGATAATTTATTGCTGGCTGTTTATCTTTCAGCAAGATGTCCGGTGATCATTGCTCCTGCAATGGATCTGGATATGTACCAACATCCGGCTACAACGGGTAATATCCAGAGTTTAAAGGATAGGAAGCATTTGTTTATAGACTCTGAATATGGAGAATTGGCCAGTGGGTTGGTCGGTCCAGGAAGAATGGCTGAACCAGATTCTATTTTGGAATATGTATCAAATTATTTTGCTGGTGATTCGGTTTTTGCAGGACAAAATTGGTTGATTACTGCAGGACCAACTTATGAGGCCATTGATCCGGTAAGATTTATTGGAAATCATTCATCTGGTAAAATGGGTGTGGAGATAGCTAAAGCTGCAGCTCGAAAGGGAGCGAACGTCACAGTGGTTTCTGGACCTGGAACACCAAAAATTGAAATGAGCGGCATAACTCAGGTTTTTGTGCGTAATGCACAATCTATGTATGATGAAACGACTACTCGGTTTGGACAGACCGATGTGGCCATCCTTGCGGCTGCCGTAGCGGATTATACTCCGGAAGAGGTCGCTGACCAGAAGATTAAAAAGAAATCGGATGAAATGGTGATTCGGTTGAAGCCAACAAAAGATATTTTAAAGCATTTAGGAAGTGTCAAAAAAGAGAATCAAAAACTGATTGGTTTTGCTTTGGAAACAGAGAATGAGGTAGAGAACGCGAAGCGAAAGATTGAAAGTAAAAATCTGGATTTGATTGTTTTAAATTCTTTACAAGATAAAGGTGCAGGATTTGGATATGATACCAATAAAATAACTTTAATTGATCGGAAAAATAATTTGGAGCAATTTGAGTTAAAGTCCAAGTCTGAAGTGGCATTAGATATTTTAAAAGCGATTGAAGAATTATCATGAATAAAATTATCCTAGTTTTTATTGCTCTTTTTGTTGGTTTACAGCTGAAAGCACAGGAAGTAAGATGTAATTTAACCGTGAACACCCAACAGGTAACTGGCGGGTCAATTCAGTTGGACGTGATTGAGTCATTTGAACGTCAGGTACGTGAGTTTATCAATGAAAGAAGATGGACGAATGATGTGATCAAGGAAAACGAAAAGATTGAGTTTTCGATGTTGATCAATATTACAGAAGCAAGTGGTTCGGGGAGTTATAAAGCACAAACACAGATTCAAACAGTAAGACCGGTATATAATTCAGGTTATAATACAGCTGTCTTCAGTTATAAGGATGATAATTTCGAATTTGTTTTCTCGCAAATGGACGTTTTGAATTTTAACATTCAGAATTCCAGTGAAAACAATTTAACAGCTATGTTGGCCTATTATGTGTATTTAGTGATAGGTTATGATTACGAAACATTTAGTCCATTTGGAGGTAAAAAGTACTTTGATCAGGCATTAAATATTGCCAATCAAAATGCCAATTCACCATTTTCCGGGTGGAAACCGTTGGAAAGTGATAAAAACAGATATTGGATTGTGCAGAATATGGTGCAGCCGAGATATGAGAATATCAACAAATGTTTGTACATGTATCACCGTCAGGGTCTGGACCAAATGTATGAGAATCCTGCAAATGGTAGAAAAAAGATTACCGAGGCGTTACAATTGTTAGAAACAGTTTACGAGGATGTACCGGATGCGGTAAACATCCAGATTTTCTTTAATGCGAAATCTAGTGAGATTATAGGTATTTACAAGGAGGCAACACCTGATGAAAAGAAAAAGATCATCACTTTGTTAGATCGGATTTATCCTAGTAATACGCAGAACTGGTCTAAGATTAACGACCGTTAGCTCAGTTAAGTAAAGGTTTAAATAGCTTCAAGTTTAGCTACTTTGGTTTTTGTTTGGAAATTCCCGAATAAGACAGTCGCATTTGTTCCTGAGATTTCCAGTACTTCCCCGGTTTCTGTTCCTGTAATGAGTCGAACTTTTGATCCTACTTCGATAGGTTTTACGACTTTTTTCTTAACTGGTAGTGGTTTCTTTTTGATTTTAGGTTTGAAAGTGCTTTTTGTTTGCTTTTTAAGTTTAGCCTTTTTCGTAGCTTCAGTCAGCTTGGTTTTCTC
This genomic interval from bacterium SCSIO 12643 contains the following:
- a CDS encoding aminotransferase class I/II-fold pyridoxal phosphate-dependent enzyme; the protein is MVDIFDKVRGNNGPLGQYSKFGHGYFFFPKLEGEISNKMTFRGKEVLVWSLNNYLGLANHPEIRKVDAEAGVQYGLGNPMGSRMMSGNTAMHEELEEQLADYVGKESAILLNYGYQGMASAIDALVDRNDVIVYDSESHACIMDGMRMHMGKRFVFAHNNIEQLDTMLARASKITAKTGGGILVLTEGVFGMAGDQGKLKEIVALKEKHSFRLFVDDAHGIGTMGPEGRGTGYEQGVQDGIDVYFGTFAKSFALIGGFIGADEDVIRYLNYTMRSQIYAKSLPYPIVAGAMKRLEMMKTQPEHKAKLWEIATALQEGLRAEGFDLGVTNSPVTPVFMDGGVPMATKLVVDLRENYGIFCSIVVYPVVPKGTLMLRLIPTAMHTLEDVQYTIDTFKIIKQKLAQGEYAGDDFVAQ
- the bamD gene encoding outer membrane protein assembly factor BamD, which gives rise to MVKKITFARMIKKGISFWVVLVVAIIVSSCSEYNKVLKSTDLEYKYSKANEYYEKGDYYKAYPLIEELTAIYRGQKRSEKLYYMFAYSDFYLEDYLLASHRFSEFTKTFPTSQYAEECAFMSAFSLYKLSPPPKLDQSNTYSAISNLQLFVDRYPRSTRVDSCNVLIVELERKIEQKAFDGANQYKKMENYTSAVLTYENILKDFPDTKYREDIYFNIFESYYLLAIKSVQEKKSERIAKAFKAYVNFADRFPSSERMSMAQEMYARLEKMNEKLKKDNDDV
- a CDS encoding DNA-directed RNA polymerase subunit omega, which codes for MTYKRSDAPLTTITRDSSDLGDKVGNLYESLAIISKRADQIGRDIKEELNAKLSEFASSSDNLEEIFENREQIEISKYYEKLPKPLALAMVEFENDQIYYRNPAKEEGKTE
- the coaBC gene encoding bifunctional phosphopantothenoylcysteine decarboxylase/phosphopantothenate--cysteine ligase CoaBC, with the translated sequence MDLKGKKILLGVTGSIAAYKAAFVIRNFVKSGAEVRVIMTPSAKEFISPITLATLSKNEVYSTYIGNPEQGTWNNHVALGLWADVFLIAPATANTLAKMNHGIADNLLLAVYLSARCPVIIAPAMDLDMYQHPATTGNIQSLKDRKHLFIDSEYGELASGLVGPGRMAEPDSILEYVSNYFAGDSVFAGQNWLITAGPTYEAIDPVRFIGNHSSGKMGVEIAKAAARKGANVTVVSGPGTPKIEMSGITQVFVRNAQSMYDETTTRFGQTDVAILAAAVADYTPEEVADQKIKKKSDEMVIRLKPTKDILKHLGSVKKENQKLIGFALETENEVENAKRKIESKNLDLIVLNSLQDKGAGFGYDTNKITLIDRKNNLEQFELKSKSEVALDILKAIEELS
- a CDS encoding DUF4835 family protein; protein product: MNKIILVFIALFVGLQLKAQEVRCNLTVNTQQVTGGSIQLDVIESFERQVREFINERRWTNDVIKENEKIEFSMLINITEASGSGSYKAQTQIQTVRPVYNSGYNTAVFSYKDDNFEFVFSQMDVLNFNIQNSSENNLTAMLAYYVYLVIGYDYETFSPFGGKKYFDQALNIANQNANSPFSGWKPLESDKNRYWIVQNMVQPRYENINKCLYMYHRQGLDQMYENPANGRKKITEALQLLETVYEDVPDAVNIQIFFNAKSSEIIGIYKEATPDEKKKIITLLDRIYPSNTQNWSKINDR